DNA from Kryptolebias marmoratus isolate JLee-2015 linkage group LG15, ASM164957v2, whole genome shotgun sequence:
TGGCTGGtactcctgttttgtttttgtgctcacAGAGATGAGCAACAAAAACgggaatttaaatttaaaatgatagaACAAACCAGTAAAGGTTTTACCATGGAAACCATTAACCTCGGTCTCTGTTTCATTCCCTGTGACCACAACCAGTACACTCAGAACAAATATACAGAGAAAGTTTGCCCCGACAGCATCCAAACGATAAGGTTTTTTTATGACAAGGTTtccaacaaatatttaaaatgtggtCATCTTTGAAGAGCTGAAATCATCCAAGAGTATGTTGATGCATGTTAATTTGTGACTATATGCAGCAGTTGTATAAATAAGATAATTGGAAACAGGCTTTCCAATAACTTAGCTTCTTCCTGCACAGATTTCAATATATTGAGGTATGACGCAATTCTCAACCATCCTCAAACCTTGCGTGTGACGTTACATTTTGCCCTGCTTGGCAGCGAGCTCTCAGACCAAACAGTGATCATCCTGTCCATTCACCATCCCTGATTTGATTTGCACATCTatgtaaacaacacaaatataCAGGATTACCACTGGGAGGGGTTTACAAATGAATCTGATTTAAATATAGCTCAGTTTTAAATCGACAAATTGTGCTATGCTTGGATTGTTTCTAATTATTCTGATCTGCTGTGTTTCTAGCTTTGCTCAGCACTCATGGAGACTGCAGGAGTTTGTGAGATTGAGTTGTCGAACAGAAGAATAGTGGGCGGCAGTGATTCTCCTCCTGACCTGGACAGCCCGAGTCAGGTAAATGCCGACAATACGTTCATGTAGAAAGGATGGGTGTAAGTGACCACAGGCGTGTAAGTGTTCCTGAATTGATttgcagcttcttcttctttggcttTCCTGGCAATACAGTTCTTAggcttaaaaccttttttgttttgtaaaatagaaATGTGAATTTAAACTGTATCAAAAACTTAAAACcctcttttaatttgttttgaaatttaaacacaagcacaaaaaataaagtgtggATAAGGTTAAAACTAAGTCCCTTTCTTCAAATGGACTCTGTGgaaactgttttaaacatttctttattgaGACCAGACGAGTGTATGTGTCTGTATCTTGAATCAGGAGGAGGTTCCAGACTTTCACTTGGATCTGTGCTGCAccggggaggagaggggagaaaCTCCAGGAAGTGAGGACAGTCCCAGTGAGCTGGGGGAGGCAGAGCTTGATGCCGGAGAAGACGCTAAGACCGGAGAAGACAAATCTTTTGGTAGGAGCGCCACAGTTTGTCCTCAGAGTGGAGCTTGATGCTGGGCCTTTCCGCTGATTTAACTTCTGATTCACACGGCTCCACTTATAAGCAGTAGTTAAACTGACCTATATGTAATAATATTGTACAGCAATGTTAACATGTAGGGAGACAGATTGGTGCAGGCTACgtacatttttacattaagtAAAGTACCTtgcaatgtattttttattttttactcaaaCCCAGTATTTACTTATTACAGTGTTATTACAATGATTATATGCTAGGAGAGGACTCCTTCaggataaaaaaacataatcagttccctttttttatttattctatttacTGATACTTTTGGTATCCACTAAACTACTAGTTAGGAATGcagtaattttagttttatgggCTAGTATCTAATTTCCAGTTTTTCTATGTCTCTGACAGTTGTTGACCAAATCCGATTTTGGCCaccaaataaaaaactataGTTAAAGATCTCCAATTTTTTCCTAATTtctagtttgattaaaaaaaattgactgtTCATGAAAcaatttttacaacaaaaacattttctcagaaaCAGCTCCAGGTTACTGATGTCTCCCTCTGTCAGTGGAAACCTACAAATATCCTCCAGGTGGTTGGACAGAgatatttgaacaaataaaacacaactaataagaaatgatcttgtttttataaagcaaatttgaatttttaatataaagaaaGTATAAAGAAGCCAGATcatagtttttttaataaatatctatttaaaacaaagtgtccAAAGTAAtatttgtgagaaaaacaaCCTTCTGATTTTAATATTGGATGTGTTAggtctttctgtctttaataGCAGCTTTACACTGTCATTTTAATGTTAAGAGGTTGCAACATTACACTAAACTATGTTTAGTTGCGTAGTTTTCaaattcatctgtttttgtgaATGCCCTTTCTATTAAAGTAATTTGAAATTAGTGAACAGAAAATTTGTAGaactttaaattcatttttgtaCCACAGTGTTTACAAAATGAAACTCTAGAAAGATTcatgcttcttctttttcctcctcttcttctacctAGGGAAGGAGGTTGTTCTTCTGATGCAAGCCCTTAACTCTCTAGCCACACCAGAGGAGAAACTAGCTGCTCTGTGCAAGAAATATGCAGACCTGGTACGATCCCGAATACCTGCGctttaaacagttaaatgtaACAGTAAcatatgtttaataaaaacaatgctcTTTATTTCAGCTGGAAGAGAGTCGAGGGAtgcaaaagcagctgaaagcccTGCAGAAAAAGCAGTCTCAGATTGTAAAAGAGAAGATCCACCTACAGGGCGAACACAGCAAGGCCATCCTGGCCCGCAGCAAACTGGAGAGTCTCTGTCGGGAGCTGCAGAGGCACAACAAGACACTGAAGGTAAAatgggattatttttttttccccttttaagttttaagtctTTTAACCTTGACTTTGGTTTTTACCCTACGTGGCCCTGCGCTGTTTGGCCAAACATCTATAATTTGGTCTCACCTGTCTCAGAAGTCTTGTGATGCAGCTTTTCAAACCTGTCCTGTTGCCATATTTCATTAGATTAGATTGTTTTCAGAGATAAGAAGCTTTTCTCCTACAGCCCGTCCAATCCTTTAGTCTTTTGCTAATTGTCCTGTAATGACCTTTAACCCACTAACTATAACCTGTTCAGTCTAAAGTGGCGCTCTTAggtgtttgtcatttttctgaGCATTACACAGTCTGACCTTAGGGTGAATTGCTGAGACTTGGGAAGATTAGCAGTTGCTTTGACTTTTTCTCCCACTTGTGTGAATAGTTTTTCTCACTGTATAATGATGAACTCCAAATGGTTTGGAAACGACttttaacccttcccagataTTATTGGACAGCAGTCATTGCTTTTCTGagatcattgctgatgtctttccgtcCCAGCATCGTGTTAACGCACACCTGTACGCTCTAGACCACCAAACTGCCCAAACCTGTTGGAACCTGTGGTGTATTTTTGTACAGTTGaggttttgaataattttagaacagTGTTCTGGTACATAAAACCTCAGAATGTAAAGAGGATGGGATTTCTTTTTCCCACGACTGTATGTAAGTATTAGGACTGGGCAGTGAAACAGTACTAAGGTGTATTGTTAATGTCAATGGTATTAATTTGAATTCTATCCTTAAAAACTCCTCAGATTTAATCTCGACTGGACATAAATGTTAAGGTGTATTGTAGTGTGCTTACTTCCTGTTAACTTTTTTCAGCCACCTTTCCTGCAGCATAGTGGGATCATTCCACTGTAGTGACACCGTGGAGCTGTGCGAGTGCTAACTGTTCCTTCATTTGCCGCCCCACAGGAGGAGAATTCCCAACGGTCCAGAGAGTATGAGGAGCAGCGCAAGGAGGCCATGCTACACTTTCAAATGACTTTGGGCGATATCGAGGTGCAGATGGAACAGCACAGCTCGCACAACTCCAAGCTGAGACAGGAGAACATGGAGCTGGCCGAGAAGCTCAAAAAGCTCATTGAGCAGTACGAGCTGAGGGAGGAGGTGAGACGGCACAAAACTGCTCAGTTTTCCTGGTGGAGTCAGTTAAATTATGAGGACTATGCTCGTGGTTGTACATTAACATGAAAGTATGTTTCAGTGATGTAAGGTACTGTAGTAATTAAAATACTATAAATATCCAGTGTCCAATAAAATAGATCGTTACAGGGTCTTGTGGGTGGGATTGTAACTGGGTTAGTATTTGTCTGTAGATGTTTATTCATATGTTCGCAAAGAGGGCACTGacaggaatttattttaaacattagcAAAAGTACCTCCTTTGTCTCCATTTTGACTGTACTACAAAGAGTGATAAGGTTGGTGTAATTACATTACAAGATGACTTACACCTTTGTCATCATTAACTCAATGTTTGCACCCATTTGGTGATTTTCAAAATGCTAAACAGTCTAAAATCAGTGCTGGAAATGTCTGTGTCGATGCTGACAGTCCATGTCACAGCATATAATTCACTCCGACTCGTTGTCTTGCAGCACATAGACAAAGTGTTCAAACacaaggagctgcagcagcagctgatggatGCCAAGCTGCAGAGAATCACCGAGATGATGAAAGAAgttgaggagaagcagcagcgaGAGAGAGAATTTGTAAGAGCTTCTTATTTGCTGGGATTTATACCTTTTTCttatcatttgtgtttgtttttctttgcactttcAAAATGACACGACAAACAGCATGAGGGTTTGAAAAGATCAAGTTTAGCAATGATTAGGCTCTGTGTTGTAGCTAAAAGTCTTGCTTTGTGGGAGCTAAAGAACTGTCTGTGCTGTgacgctgcagctgctgaaggatGCCACGGAGTCTCGACACAAGTGTGAAATGATGAAGGAGCAAGAAATACAGCTTAAACAACAGGTGAGCACAAACACACGTTTGCCTTTTATAGGCTAAATTTTATTGTTACGTTCATtcgttcaagaaaaaaaatgttcttttcactggttttattgttttctctcagCTCTCTCTGTATATGGACAAGTTTGAAGAGTTTCAAAGCACTTTGGCCAAAAGTAACGAAGTCTTCACTACTTTCAGACAAGAAATGGAGAAGGTGAGGGTGGGAGGaaggagtttgtttgtttatttattgcaggGGGTAGTTCATGAAAtgacaaactgtaaaattaacaacagaacaataattaaaatacacATAAAGAATAGAATAATAACCAATATATACTGGTTAAACTGCGTGTCTTCACAGATTTGTTATTTTGAAAGAGCAGAAAGctgaagtctgtttttttttttttccagatgacCAAGAAGATcaagaagctggagaaggaAACGACCCAGTGGAGGACCAAGTGGGAGAGTAACAACCAGGCTCTGCTGCAGATGGCAGAAGAGGTGAATTTcatttcagttctgtttgtttctacagCACCAGTTCACAGCAGTCACCTCAGGGCACTAGGCGAAAGGTAACGAGtcaaaattatattaaattgGTGTCCAGTTCAGTCCGAAGCCGATCCAGTTTCAGGATCCGTCTTCTTGTTGTAACAAAATGAATAGAAAAACCTCGAAGTAAAAAACTGTCATTGTGAGGGGAGTTTACTTAATTTTCCCTGAATCAATTTCTCAAAATCTCATACAAATTAATTGTTAAATTTATCCGTTGTACCTTCTGAACTGTTGTTTCTATTCTCTTGGGTTTTCATGAAACATTGTGTCGTAGAAAACCCTGCGTGACGGCCATTTTAAAGCTCTTCAGGGGAAGTTGGAGCTGTTGGAGCGATTGTGCCGAGCTCTGCAGAAGGAGAGGAATGACCTGAGCAACCAGCTCAGCCTCCTCCAGGAGCAGGGGGATAAAAGGCCACCCGCCGCCACCGCTCAGCAGCAGGAGCCCTCGGCCATGGACGAGGACGAAGACGaggagcaggaagaagaagaagacgacgACTCCGAGGATTCGGCACAGAGCGAAGAGCTGGAGGCCGAAGGCGTCCATGAAGCTCCCGGGCTGCCTGAAACAGACCCCTCGCTGGCTGCTGCCGACAAAACGG
Protein-coding regions in this window:
- the txlng gene encoding gamma-taxilin — protein: METAGVCEIELSNRRIVGGSDSPPDLDSPSQEEVPDFHLDLCCTGEERGETPGSEDSPSELGEAELDAGEDAKTGEDKSFGKEVVLLMQALNSLATPEEKLAALCKKYADLLEESRGMQKQLKALQKKQSQIVKEKIHLQGEHSKAILARSKLESLCRELQRHNKTLKEENSQRSREYEEQRKEAMLHFQMTLGDIEVQMEQHSSHNSKLRQENMELAEKLKKLIEQYELREEHIDKVFKHKELQQQLMDAKLQRITEMMKEVEEKQQREREFLLKDATESRHKCEMMKEQEIQLKQQLSLYMDKFEEFQSTLAKSNEVFTTFRQEMEKMTKKIKKLEKETTQWRTKWESNNQALLQMAEEKTLRDGHFKALQGKLELLERLCRALQKERNDLSNQLSLLQEQGDKRPPAATAQQQEPSAMDEDEDEEQEEEEDDDSEDSAQSEELEAEGVHEAPGLPETDPSLAAADKTATGSQAAETPSTPQD